From a single Bryobacter aggregatus MPL3 genomic region:
- a CDS encoding glycosyltransferase family 2 protein, which yields MVSSEEAIHVVVPTWRGREHLAQLLPSLAAQTLQPTAVILVDGASEDGSREVAAEYGATWLDLGKNLGFAAAVHAGIEASTAHRIAILNNDIRLAPDWLECLARVDASFAVGKVLQWQHPERIDATWDLASLSGVPMRAGAGKRDSAYWNRGRSIDLAPWTAILLNREYWEATGGLDLSFESYLEDVDIGLRGSKLGLRGIYEPAAVAWHRGSSTLGAWHPRQVQLTSRNQLKLVARHGGDWWKVIVGQGLWGFAAARHGCFLPWLEGKLEGIRNFKNEADSTALLSRLESEIFASDAATGSDRFWRCYWMLT from the coding sequence ATGGTTTCTTCTGAAGAAGCGATTCACGTAGTCGTTCCCACCTGGCGCGGGCGGGAGCATCTGGCGCAATTGTTGCCGAGTCTTGCCGCGCAGACTCTCCAGCCCACTGCAGTGATTCTCGTCGATGGTGCGTCAGAAGACGGTTCGCGCGAAGTTGCTGCAGAATATGGCGCCACCTGGCTCGACCTCGGCAAAAATCTGGGCTTTGCCGCAGCCGTCCACGCCGGCATCGAAGCGTCAACCGCCCACCGGATCGCAATTCTCAACAACGACATTCGCCTCGCGCCGGACTGGCTCGAGTGCCTCGCCCGCGTCGATGCCAGCTTCGCCGTCGGCAAAGTCCTGCAATGGCAACACCCGGAGCGGATCGATGCCACCTGGGATCTGGCCAGCCTCAGCGGGGTGCCGATGCGCGCTGGAGCGGGCAAACGGGATAGCGCCTATTGGAATCGCGGCCGCTCGATCGATCTCGCCCCCTGGACGGCGATCCTCCTCAACCGGGAGTACTGGGAGGCCACCGGCGGGCTCGACCTCAGCTTTGAAAGTTATCTTGAAGATGTCGATATCGGCTTGCGCGGCAGCAAACTCGGGCTGCGCGGCATCTATGAACCGGCGGCGGTCGCCTGGCACCGGGGTAGTTCGACGCTCGGCGCCTGGCACCCCCGCCAGGTGCAACTCACTTCGCGCAACCAACTGAAACTCGTCGCCAGGCACGGCGGCGATTGGTGGAAAGTGATAGTCGGCCAAGGACTTTGGGGTTTTGCCGCGGCGCGCCATGGCTGCTTTCTCCCTTGGCTCGAAGGCAAACTCGAAGGAATTCGGAACTTCAAAAACGAAGCCGATTCGACGGCTCTACTGTCGCGATTGGAAAGCGAGATCTTCGCCTCTGACGCCGCAACCGGCAGCGACCGCTTCTGGCGCTGCTACTGGATGCTCACATGA
- a CDS encoding glycosyltransferase family 2 protein, with protein sequence MYNNQRITVIMPCLNEEQGIEQVLLRMPPLVDEVIVVDNGSTDRTSEVAARFGARVIREDARGYGRAYKKGFAFATGDIIVTLDGDHSYPPDAISYLLEAFRHLDVDFLNASRFPVRDPEAMSFKHKIGNFILSIAMSILYFRWVSDSQSGMWVFRRSILSQMTLESDGMAFSEEIKIEAIKAENVRFAELSIHYTSRLGEIKLNPWRDGFYNLWFLLKKRFT encoded by the coding sequence ATGTATAACAACCAACGCATCACCGTCATCATGCCCTGCCTCAATGAAGAGCAGGGAATCGAGCAGGTTCTGCTGCGTATGCCGCCCCTGGTCGATGAAGTGATCGTGGTGGACAACGGATCCACAGACCGCACCAGTGAGGTGGCGGCCCGCTTCGGCGCGCGTGTCATTCGCGAAGATGCCCGCGGCTACGGGCGTGCTTATAAGAAGGGCTTTGCCTTTGCCACCGGTGACATTATCGTCACCCTCGACGGGGACCATAGCTATCCTCCCGACGCCATCTCTTATCTGCTCGAAGCCTTCCGTCATTTGGACGTCGATTTCCTCAACGCCTCGCGCTTCCCGGTGCGAGACCCGGAGGCGATGAGCTTCAAGCATAAGATCGGCAACTTCATCCTGTCGATTGCGATGAGCATCCTTTATTTTCGCTGGGTGAGCGACTCACAAAGCGGCATGTGGGTCTTCCGCAGAAGCATCCTCTCTCAAATGACGCTCGAAAGCGACGGAATGGCGTTTTCGGAAGAAATAAAAATCGAGGCGATCAAGGCAGAGAATGTTCGTTTTGCCGAACTCTCGATTCACTATACGTCGCGGCTCGGGGAAATTAAGCTAAACCCGTGGCGGGATGGCTTCTACAACCTATGGTTTCTTCTGAAGAAGCGATTCACGTAG
- a CDS encoding glycosyltransferase, with the protein MILLKRVLRQLPIVLLSPLFLLVELVTLWLVDLLWHALGEKKLPPNQKANQKSASVVIPNWNGKDLLEKYLPSVVDAMSGHPDNEVIVVDNGSEDGSAAFVRAHFPSVKLVALKKNLGFGGGSNRGFREAKNDVVVLLNSDMRVDRDFLAPLLKGFADADVFAVSCQIFFSDPNKLREETGLTQAHWKRGFLQLRHRIDEQVTDLFPCFYGGGGSCAFDRNKFLELGGFDELLRPFYLEDTDLGYLAWKRGWRVLYQPQSKVWHEHRGTIGKKFSREYIQSIVLKNYVLFAWKNIHAPSMLLEHFASSYASAWISLLFGDRPGRANFPSLFRAALQIFGAAKARWRARCLADVDDKEAMRRPMGGYYRDRFEPIAPAPPQKPRVLMVSPYGLAPASHGGAVFMQLAVRELSKHAEVHLIALVDEEWERYAHEELEDFTASMQFLVRMTGKPAAPFSLTPSAVEEFANEDLEWMIHRTILDRKIDVLQLEYTNLGQYACDFQRLLCAIFEHDIYFQSISRQIATNPSLLWRIPASIEYLKAMHWEMKMLDRCDLIEVCTGANLDYVQSLKPSLAPRLRDGLRASIPVKKFQANLEARNGNTVLFVGGFRHLPNLEALQWFFDAVVPILKQRNVDFKVLAIGMEPPPTYAFANSEGILELPGYRESIASEMASAPVFICPILAGSGIRVKLLEAFASGIPVVSTRVGAEGLSEVDGEHCRLATTAEEFADGLEALLGDRTQATAMANRAHQYVSQEWDSELVIARLAAEYRRRLAEKAITSCR; encoded by the coding sequence ATGATTTTGCTAAAGCGGGTTTTGCGGCAACTCCCGATTGTTCTTCTGAGTCCGCTCTTCCTCCTTGTGGAACTGGTCACGCTCTGGCTTGTCGATCTGCTCTGGCATGCGCTTGGTGAAAAGAAGTTACCACCCAATCAGAAGGCCAATCAAAAATCAGCGAGTGTCGTGATTCCGAATTGGAATGGCAAAGATCTTCTCGAGAAGTATCTGCCCAGCGTGGTCGATGCAATGTCTGGACATCCGGACAACGAAGTCATCGTAGTCGACAACGGCAGTGAAGATGGCAGCGCCGCATTTGTCAGAGCTCATTTCCCCAGTGTGAAGTTAGTCGCACTGAAAAAGAATCTTGGCTTTGGCGGCGGATCGAATCGCGGCTTTCGCGAAGCAAAGAATGATGTCGTTGTATTACTCAACAGCGATATGCGCGTCGATCGTGACTTTCTTGCTCCGCTGTTAAAAGGCTTTGCCGATGCGGATGTCTTTGCGGTCTCCTGCCAGATCTTCTTCTCAGACCCGAATAAGTTACGCGAAGAGACCGGACTCACACAGGCGCATTGGAAACGCGGCTTCTTACAACTGCGCCATCGCATTGATGAACAGGTGACCGATCTCTTCCCCTGCTTCTATGGCGGCGGTGGTTCTTGCGCCTTTGATCGCAACAAGTTTTTGGAGTTAGGCGGCTTCGATGAATTGCTGCGACCCTTTTATCTCGAAGATACCGACCTTGGTTATTTAGCCTGGAAGCGTGGTTGGCGGGTTCTGTATCAACCGCAGAGCAAAGTGTGGCACGAACATCGCGGCACCATCGGCAAGAAGTTTTCACGCGAATACATCCAGTCGATTGTGCTCAAGAATTATGTTTTGTTCGCCTGGAAAAATATCCATGCCCCGTCGATGTTACTCGAGCACTTTGCCTCGTCTTATGCCTCGGCCTGGATCAGCCTTCTGTTTGGCGACCGGCCGGGTCGCGCGAACTTCCCCAGTCTCTTTCGCGCTGCACTGCAAATTTTCGGTGCGGCAAAAGCGCGCTGGCGCGCACGCTGCCTGGCCGATGTCGATGACAAGGAAGCAATGCGCCGTCCGATGGGCGGTTACTATCGCGATCGCTTTGAGCCCATCGCCCCCGCCCCTCCTCAAAAGCCACGCGTGTTGATGGTCTCCCCTTATGGCCTCGCGCCCGCTTCGCACGGCGGCGCGGTCTTCATGCAGCTCGCCGTACGCGAGTTGAGCAAGCATGCCGAAGTGCATCTCATCGCCTTGGTCGATGAGGAATGGGAACGCTACGCGCATGAAGAGCTCGAAGATTTCACGGCCAGCATGCAGTTTCTGGTCCGCATGACCGGCAAGCCGGCGGCGCCTTTCAGCCTGACGCCCAGCGCGGTGGAAGAGTTTGCCAACGAAGACCTGGAGTGGATGATCCATCGCACGATCCTTGATCGCAAGATCGACGTGCTGCAGCTCGAGTACACCAATCTCGGCCAATACGCTTGCGATTTCCAGCGGCTGCTCTGTGCCATCTTTGAGCACGACATCTACTTCCAGTCGATCTCGCGGCAGATTGCCACCAACCCAAGTCTGCTGTGGCGCATCCCCGCCAGCATCGAGTATCTGAAAGCGATGCATTGGGAAATGAAGATGCTGGATCGCTGCGACCTGATCGAGGTGTGTACCGGAGCCAATCTCGACTACGTGCAAAGCTTGAAGCCGAGCCTTGCGCCGCGCCTGCGGGATGGCTTGCGTGCTTCGATTCCGGTAAAGAAGTTTCAAGCGAATCTCGAAGCGCGCAACGGCAACACGGTGCTGTTTGTCGGTGGCTTCCGGCATCTGCCGAATCTCGAAGCGTTGCAGTGGTTCTTCGATGCCGTCGTTCCGATCCTCAAGCAGCGCAATGTCGATTTCAAAGTGCTTGCCATTGGCATGGAACCGCCACCCACTTACGCCTTTGCCAATTCGGAAGGCATTCTCGAATTGCCGGGCTACCGGGAAAGCATTGCCAGCGAGATGGCAAGCGCACCGGTGTTCATCTGTCCGATTCTGGCTGGGAGTGGAATTCGTGTGAAGTTGCTCGAAGCCTTTGCTTCGGGCATTCCGGTGGTGTCAACGAGGGTGGGAGCGGAAGGGTTGTCCGAGGTGGACGGAGAGCATTGCCGTCTGGCGACTACGGCGGAGGAGTTTGCCGATGGTCTCGAAGCCTTATTAGGCGACCGGACCCAAGCCACGGCCATGGCCAACCGCGCTCATCAATATGTCAGTCAGGAGTGGGATTCCGAACTGGTGATTGCGCGGCTGGCGGCAGAGTACCGGCGCCGTCTGGCAGAGAAGGCAATTACTTCTTGCCGATGA
- a CDS encoding class I SAM-dependent methyltransferase: MAEFTGERVIPGKVDIDLWNEHLSRYLFASRLARGKRVIDLGCGAGYGSAELAANAASVIGVDVDPEAVTEARKNYVRPNLQFDVASLEALPFADGIFELGVCFEVIEHLTDYRKLLSEVRRVLAPGGQFIVSTPNIKFYAESRKRNGPNPFHEHEFEFEEFRSALSEYFPHQAFFVQNHASGLVFLPIEGKSGTELRLEASTPNPDEAHFFVAVCASTPMIGGPSYVYVPTAANVLREREHHIERLEAELQTKNEWLAQTTEKHQLLVDQFRNLKTEIEAKNQWALEQNARVDQASKEIERLESEMDQHKQEALSIISGYEAEIAKHVNWSRENESKLNAQLASIAAHVQKLDEELRQAHAQIDSAEARAMAEQTKRQEAEAKLAAVEASRWIRMGKAFGLGPKFS; the protein is encoded by the coding sequence GTGGCTGAGTTTACCGGTGAGCGGGTGATCCCGGGCAAGGTCGATATCGACCTTTGGAACGAACATCTTTCCCGTTATTTGTTTGCGTCACGTCTGGCGCGCGGCAAGCGGGTGATCGATCTAGGCTGCGGCGCCGGTTATGGCTCCGCCGAATTGGCGGCCAATGCGGCAAGTGTGATTGGCGTCGATGTCGATCCCGAAGCCGTGACAGAAGCACGCAAGAATTATGTGCGCCCCAATCTGCAGTTCGATGTTGCTTCGCTCGAAGCCCTCCCCTTTGCCGACGGGATCTTCGAGTTGGGTGTCTGCTTTGAGGTGATTGAACATCTCACCGACTATCGCAAGCTGCTGAGTGAAGTCCGCCGCGTGCTGGCCCCTGGCGGCCAGTTCATTGTCTCTACTCCGAACATCAAGTTCTATGCCGAGAGCCGAAAACGCAATGGGCCGAATCCGTTTCATGAACACGAGTTTGAGTTTGAAGAATTTCGAAGTGCTCTGAGCGAGTACTTCCCCCACCAGGCTTTCTTTGTCCAGAACCATGCGAGCGGTCTTGTATTCTTGCCGATCGAAGGAAAGTCCGGCACGGAGTTGCGTCTCGAGGCATCCACTCCCAACCCTGACGAGGCACACTTCTTTGTCGCCGTTTGCGCCTCGACACCCATGATCGGGGGGCCTTCGTACGTGTATGTGCCCACTGCGGCAAATGTCCTGCGCGAACGCGAACACCACATCGAGCGGCTCGAAGCCGAGCTCCAAACCAAGAATGAGTGGCTCGCGCAGACAACTGAGAAGCATCAGTTGCTCGTCGATCAGTTCCGCAATCTCAAGACAGAGATCGAGGCGAAGAACCAGTGGGCACTCGAACAGAACGCACGCGTGGATCAGGCGTCCAAGGAGATCGAGCGGCTGGAATCAGAAATGGACCAGCACAAGCAAGAGGCGCTCTCGATCATCAGCGGCTATGAGGCGGAGATCGCCAAGCACGTGAACTGGTCTCGCGAGAACGAATCCAAATTGAACGCGCAGCTTGCCTCGATCGCCGCTCATGTGCAGAAGCTCGATGAAGAGTTGCGCCAAGCCCACGCTCAAATCGATAGCGCAGAAGCAAGAGCCATGGCAGAACAGACAAAGCGGCAGGAAGCAGAAGCAAAGCTTGCCGCGGTGGAAGCCTCGCGTTGGATCCGAATGGGGAAGGCATTCGGACTCGGGCCGAAGTTTTCATGA
- a CDS encoding ABC transporter ATP-binding protein, with the protein METAEATSTTTPVIAFENVSKSYAIYEAPSDRLVELMTLNTVKKHRIFNALEGITFSVRAGETFCIIGENGSGKSTLLQIIAGILQPSGGTAKVRGRVAALLELGSGFNPEFSGRDNVYLNAAILGLSREETDRRFQSIEEFAEIGDFLDQPVKTYSSGMTVRLAFSVAIHVDPEILLVDEALAVGDVYFRQRCLRKVHELRQRGVTILFVSHAMGDVKAIGDRVMWLDHGRIRELGSTELVVAKYLAAMSEKDSDFVEHYAEHRANRESTAGMAPEVVTAVPNVDHRHGDGRAQIIGIAVLRETGETALMLEPNTKAILRISARANERIDLPNIGFMMRNHMGLDFAGTNTIREGHELPPMAPGDTITVDFHLEIPALYPSHFSFSPAIADGSLTHYKMCDWIDNAMILQMGHSEGQIYGYLHLPCRVEVNARLMQTSEVEVLRG; encoded by the coding sequence GTGGAAACCGCGGAAGCAACATCGACGACCACGCCCGTCATTGCGTTCGAGAACGTATCCAAGAGCTATGCGATCTACGAGGCGCCATCCGACCGTCTGGTGGAACTGATGACCCTCAATACGGTGAAGAAACACCGTATTTTCAATGCTTTAGAAGGAATCACCTTCTCCGTCCGGGCAGGAGAAACCTTCTGCATCATCGGCGAAAACGGGTCTGGCAAGAGCACGCTGCTGCAGATCATCGCAGGCATCCTGCAACCAAGCGGCGGCACAGCAAAAGTGCGAGGCCGGGTGGCTGCCCTCCTTGAGTTGGGCAGCGGTTTTAATCCAGAGTTCAGTGGCCGCGATAATGTTTATTTGAACGCCGCCATTCTTGGACTCTCTCGCGAGGAAACAGACCGCCGCTTCCAGTCGATCGAAGAGTTCGCTGAGATTGGTGACTTCCTCGATCAACCGGTCAAAACCTATTCGAGCGGCATGACGGTGCGGCTCGCCTTCTCGGTTGCCATTCATGTCGATCCGGAAATTCTGCTCGTCGATGAAGCACTCGCAGTCGGGGACGTCTACTTCCGCCAACGCTGTTTGCGCAAAGTGCATGAACTGCGGCAACGCGGCGTGACGATTCTTTTTGTGAGCCATGCGATGGGCGATGTGAAGGCAATCGGCGATCGGGTGATGTGGCTCGACCATGGCCGCATCCGCGAGCTGGGTTCAACAGAACTTGTTGTCGCAAAGTACTTGGCTGCAATGAGTGAAAAGGATTCCGACTTCGTCGAGCACTACGCCGAACATCGCGCCAATCGCGAAAGCACGGCGGGCATGGCGCCGGAAGTCGTCACCGCGGTTCCGAATGTCGATCACCGCCATGGCGACGGCCGCGCGCAAATCATCGGCATCGCCGTGCTGCGTGAGACCGGCGAAACGGCTCTCATGTTGGAACCCAACACGAAGGCCATCTTACGCATCAGTGCCCGTGCCAACGAACGCATTGATCTCCCGAACATTGGCTTCATGATGCGCAATCATATGGGCTTGGACTTTGCTGGCACCAATACGATTCGCGAGGGGCACGAATTGCCACCGATGGCGCCGGGCGACACGATCACGGTGGATTTTCATCTCGAGATTCCGGCCCTCTATCCATCGCACTTCTCGTTCTCGCCTGCCATTGCCGACGGAAGCCTCACCCACTACAAGATGTGTGACTGGATTGACAACGCGATGATCCTCCAGATGGGCCATAGCGAGGGTCAAATTTATGGCTACCTCCACCTGCCCTGCCGCGTGGAAGTGAATGCCCGCCTGATGCAGACGAGCGAAGTTGAGGTGCTCCGTGGCTGA
- a CDS encoding ParB/RepB/Spo0J family partition protein, with protein MNKPHDPRRVLGKGLSALLPSRPNTPSAAPAAVAAAPAVAPEASTGWMQLPLDSVIANARQPRSFFSPEKLYELSESIKVNGIIQPILVRRLGDDYEIVAGERRWRAARMAGLTTVPVVIQDIADENILTLALIENIQRDDLNAIETAVAFDRLSRELNLTHEEIGRRTGKDRTTITNFLRLLRLPVEIQTLLSESRISMGHARALLALPTEELQKSVAEKVVSQGLSVRATEALVQSMTQPAPIKEEKKVHIDPNVKAAEEEVQRVLGTRVRILPKNEKRGRIEIEYYSPDELDRIYQQLVGEN; from the coding sequence ATGAACAAGCCGCACGATCCGCGCAGAGTATTGGGTAAGGGCCTCTCGGCATTGCTGCCGAGCCGTCCGAACACACCCAGCGCCGCGCCCGCGGCAGTGGCCGCTGCTCCCGCAGTGGCACCAGAAGCATCCACCGGATGGATGCAATTGCCCCTCGATTCGGTCATCGCCAACGCGAGACAACCGCGCAGTTTCTTCAGCCCCGAAAAACTGTACGAACTCTCCGAGAGCATCAAGGTGAACGGCATCATCCAGCCGATCCTCGTGCGCAGGCTCGGAGACGACTACGAGATTGTGGCCGGCGAACGGCGCTGGCGTGCAGCCCGCATGGCCGGGCTCACCACGGTTCCCGTCGTCATCCAGGACATCGCCGACGAGAACATTCTCACGCTTGCCCTGATCGAAAACATCCAGCGCGACGATCTCAATGCGATTGAAACCGCGGTTGCCTTTGATCGCCTGAGCCGTGAACTGAATCTCACCCACGAAGAGATTGGCCGCCGCACCGGAAAGGATCGCACGACGATCACCAACTTCCTGCGCCTGTTACGTCTGCCTGTCGAGATCCAAACGCTGTTGAGCGAGAGTCGCATTTCGATGGGTCACGCCCGCGCACTGCTGGCATTGCCCACCGAAGAACTGCAAAAGAGTGTGGCCGAAAAAGTGGTGTCGCAAGGACTCTCCGTGCGCGCCACCGAAGCCCTCGTGCAAAGCATGACGCAGCCCGCGCCGATCAAGGAAGAAAAGAAAGTGCACATCGACCCGAACGTCAAAGCGGCCGAGGAAGAAGTGCAACGGGTGCTGGGAACTCGCGTGAGAATTTTGCCGAAGAACGAAAAGCGCGGCAGAATTGAAATCGAATATTACTCGCCCGATGAACTGGACCGGATCTACCAGCAGTTGGTAGGCGAGAATTAG